Below is a genomic region from Bacillus mycoides.
TTCCTTCTTCTGTTAAAGACAGCTGTTTCACACGACGATCATGTGCAGCTTCATTACTCTCAATAAGTCCTTTATCTAACAGTTGGCGCAACGGTCCGTGAAGAGCTTGTTTACTTATTTCTAAAAGTGATAGCAGCTCATTTACACTAAGCCCTGGAAAACGAGCGATAAAAAACAGAATTCTATGATGTACACGCTGTATACTATACTCTTTTATTATTTCATCTGGTTTTTCTGTAAAAGTTTTATATGCAAAGTAAAATAATGCTAATGCCTCATTCATTTGCTCTTCTTTATGTTGTGTCATCTACTTTCCTCCTGTATGTAAATTATACCACAACTCAATTATGAATAATTAAATTGGTATATTGAGCCTAATTTCTTCATTCTAAAACCAACAAATTTCAACTATTATATTTTTGAAGGTTGTTTAATTCGTAAACCATACCTTCAAATAAAGTATCCAAATTATTTTTTAAAGAATTCTTAAGGAAATAGGTTAAATTCAAATGATAAATATTGTAAAATTTATTTATTAATATTTTTTTGAAAAACTCAATTGTGATTGGAGTGTTATTGTATGCAAACAAAAAAAGTTTATCTTTATGTATTTAATACGATGTCAGACTGGGAATATGGACATTTAATTGCAGAACTAAACTCAGGAAGATATTTCAAAAAAGAGTTAGCCCCTTTAAAGGTAGTTACAGTAGGAGCTAATAATGAAATTATTACTACGATGGGAGGACTGAGCATAAAGCCAGATATTTCCCTGGATGAATGTACTCTTGAGAGTAACGATCTTTTAGTTTTACCTGGAGGGACTACTTGGGGGGAAAGCATTCATCACCCTATCTTAAAAAAAATTGGTGAAGCGTTAAAACTCGGCACTATTGTTGCTGCCATTTGTGGTGCAACTGAGGGGTTAGCGAATTTTGGATACCTAGATTCTAGAAAACATACAAGCAATGATTTAGAATATATTAAAATGGTTTGTCCTAATTATAAAGGAGAACAACTTTATAAGATGGAACCTGCAGTATGTGATGAAAATTTGATTACTGCATCAGGAGTAGCTCCTCTGGAATTTGCAATGG
It encodes:
- a CDS encoding type 1 glutamine amidotransferase family protein, whose product is MQTKKVYLYVFNTMSDWEYGHLIAELNSGRYFKKELAPLKVVTVGANNEIITTMGGLSIKPDISLDECTLESNDLLVLPGGTTWGESIHHPILKKIGEALKLGTIVAAICGATEGLANFGYLDSRKHTSNDLEYIKMVCPNYKGEQLYKMEPAVCDENLITASGVAPLEFAMEVLKKIDVFAPDTLHSWYNLNKTYKPEYFFQLMNSITR
- a CDS encoding MarR family winged helix-turn-helix transcriptional regulator, which codes for MTQHKEEQMNEALALFYFAYKTFTEKPDEIIKEYSIQRVHHRILFFIARFPGLSVNELLSLLEISKQALHGPLRQLLDKGLIESNEAAHDRRVKQLSLTEEGTDLEKKLSDVQREQMGAIFSQFGESCEENWHQVMNEMANSRSGFDAWTSKREIPVE